The DNA region CGAGGACGAGCTCCCGCCGCGTGGCGCGTATGATGGTCACTGTATCTTCCAGAAACTCGCCGCCGGCCAGCTCGACGATGCAGCGCATTGGGAACCGGGCCTCCTTGAGAGCGTAGCGGCCGCTCAGCAGGCCGGGGGCCATGCCGGAGTAGTAGTGGAAGGGGGCGGGACCGACAACGGTGACCTGGACCCCGGCTTCGATGAGCTTGGGCAGCCGGGCGAGGATGGGTAGGTGGGCGTGTCCTGCGCCGAGCAGGACCAGGCGTTTGCCGCGCATGGGCATGGGGGAAACTCCTGAGAAGGGTTTCGGGCGGATCATCCAGCCGGCATTGTAATCAAACAGGCGGCCGGCGCAAGGCCCGTGCGAAGTCCTGGATAAATTCTTAGGGCAAAGATTGAAGAAATGCCTCCAGCGGCCAGGAGAACAATGTTCCCCTGGAGGGAGCCCGAGGGCAAAGCCCTCGGATCACATTTGGCGAGCCAGGGCAGTATCCAACTGGTGGCGATGAAAGCGCCAGCCCGGGTGCGATTGCCGCCACGGCGCTCGTGATGGCGCAAGCGGATTGCCCGGAGGCGGGGAATGGCGTACGATCCGCCGTCCGGAACAATCCGAACCAATCTACCGCGAGGTCGCCGACAATGAAGAAAATCGAAATAATCATGCGTCCGTTCCGCATGGAGAATGTCAAGCAGGCACTTGCCGATCTAGGCATCCAGGGCATGACCGTTGCCGAGGCCAAGGGCTTCGGCCGCCAGGGCGGCAGAAAGGAGCACTACCGCGGCGCCGAGCAGCATGTGGAGTTCGTGTCCAAGGTGAAGATAGAGGTGGTGGTGGACGACGCCGTGCTGGACCAGGCCGTGGACGCGATCATCAACGCCGCCAGGACCGGACAGGTGGGGGATGGAAAGATTTTCATCTACCCGGTGGAGGAGGCGATCCGCATCCGCACCGGGGACCGCGGCACGGAGGCGTTGTAGCCAGTTTCGGCGTATGCCTGAAGATTGTCGGGTCAGGGGGGAGAATGTCCCCGGATGGCCGGGCGAAACCGCAGCCCGGGTGTGGTTTTTCTG from Oceanidesulfovibrio marinus includes:
- a CDS encoding P-II family nitrogen regulator — translated: MKKIEIIMRPFRMENVKQALADLGIQGMTVAEAKGFGRQGGRKEHYRGAEQHVEFVSKVKIEVVVDDAVLDQAVDAIINAARTGQVGDGKIFIYPVEEAIRIRTGDRGTEAL